In Deltaproteobacteria bacterium, a single window of DNA contains:
- a CDS encoding dienelactone hydrolase, whose translation MDVFIIAHGQGNGMKHPLLVTFAEGLAEEGYATLRFNFLFREKGQEGADRKDELYLAWEGAMRFVSTNADIGVKRIFVAGKSLGGRVAAHMTAEGLLNPAGLVFLGYPLHPSDEPQNIRADHFQQINVPMLFFAGTRDPFCNLFLLKEIFSTMNLVARSRLEVVDGGDHAFEVPKSLYLPTRDIYTHILKKTVQWMNKTFPARK comes from the coding sequence ATGGACGTTTTTATTATCGCCCATGGCCAAGGAAATGGCATGAAGCATCCCCTGCTGGTCACTTTTGCAGAGGGCCTGGCTGAGGAGGGCTATGCCACTCTGCGATTTAATTTCCTGTTCAGAGAAAAAGGTCAGGAAGGTGCTGACAGAAAGGATGAACTTTATCTCGCTTGGGAAGGTGCCATGCGATTCGTTTCAACGAATGCGGACATAGGGGTGAAAAGGATTTTTGTTGCGGGAAAGTCCCTGGGTGGACGTGTCGCGGCGCACATGACGGCGGAGGGGTTGCTGAATCCCGCCGGCCTCGTTTTCCTTGGCTATCCCCTGCATCCGTCAGATGAGCCGCAGAATATCCGGGCCGACCATTTTCAACAAATCAACGTTCCCATGCTTTTTTTTGCTGGTACACGTGACCCCTTCTGCAATCTTTTTTTATTGAAGGAAATTTTCAGCACCATGAACCTTGTCGCGAGGTCCCGTTTGGAAGTGGTTGACGGAGGCGATCACGCCTTCGAGGTACCCAAATCGCTCTATCTGCCGACCCGGGATATTTACACGCATATTT